The following are encoded together in the Phaseolus vulgaris cultivar G19833 chromosome 9, P. vulgaris v2.0, whole genome shotgun sequence genome:
- the LOC137820875 gene encoding ethylene-responsive transcription factor RAP2-12-like — protein sequence MCGGAIISDFIPAAVTARSRRVTADYLWLDLKKRASQVIHSDDDFEADFRNFKDDSDSDADHQVKPFAFSASSRPAVKSVAFNGGAEKSAKRKRKNQYRGIRQRPWGKWAAEIRDPRKGVRVWLGTFNTAEEAARAYDAEARRIRGKKAKVNFPEEASVKHSKVNQLGNQKTVQPNVHMFNAGNNQKDLCCPMDLVEQKPLVNQFADMGSFSSSGNGLRSLSSTDDVTLYFSSDQGSNSFDYADLGWSEQAPKTPEISSMLSAPLDCDSHFVQEANHQTNSQDVVSMQDDSSKTLSEELVDIESELKFFQMPYLEGSWDDTSLESLLSCDTTQDGGNLMNLWSFDDIPSMAGGVF from the exons ATGTGTGGAGGAGCTATTATCTCTGACTTCATTCCGGCGGCGGTCACGGCCAGGTCTCGCCGGGTCACCGCCGATTACCTGTGGCTGGATTTGAAGAAGCGGGCATCTCAGGTCATCCACTCCGACGATGACTTCGAGGCTGATTTTAGGAATTTCAAGGACGATTCCGACAGCGACGCCGACCACCAAGTCAAACCCTTTGCTTTCTCCGCCTCTTCTC GGCCGGCAGTGAAATCTGTGGCATTCAATGGTGGAGCTGAGAAGTCTGCAAAGAGAAAGAGGAAGAATCAATATAGGGGAATTCGTCAACGTCCTTGGGGGAAATGGGCAGCTGAAATCAGGGATCCAAGAAAGGGCGTTCGTGTCTGGCTTGGAACCTTCAACACTGCTGAAGAAGCTGCTAGAGCTTATGATGCTGAAGCACGGAGGATTCGTGGCAAGAAAGCCAAGGTGAATTTCCCTGAGGAAGCTTCCGTGAAACATTCTAAGGTAAATCAACTGGGAAATCAGAAGACTGTTCAACCCAATGTCCACATGTTCAATGCTGGGAACAATCAGAAGGACCTTTGTTGTCCTATGGATCTGGTGGAACAGAAACCCCTAGTTAACCAGTTTGCTGACATGGGTTCCTTCTCTAGCAGTGGAAATGGGCTCAGATCTCTTTCTTCGACTGATGATGTCACCCTTTACTTCAGTTCAGATCAGGGGAGTAATTCATTTGATTATGCAGATCTTGGGTGGAGTGAACAGGCCCCCAAAACTCCTGAGATCTCATCCATGCTTTCTGCTCCTTTGGATTGCGATTCTCATTTTGTACAGGAAGCGAACCATCAGACTAATTCTCAGGATGTGGTATCTATGCAAGATGATTCTTCCAAGACACTATCTGAGGAGCTCGTGGATATTGAATCTGAGTTGAAGTTCTTTCAGATGCCTTATCTTGAAGGGAGCTGGGATGATACTTCATTGGAATCCTTGCTATCTTGTGATACAACCCAGGATGGTGGAAACCTGATGAACCTTTGGAGCTTTGATGACATTCCTTCCATGGCTGGCGGAGTTTTCTGA
- the LOC137822794 gene encoding subtilisin-like protease SBT1.5 → MVSPSHLSTIILVLVLVLVTTSAWEEEEKKTFIVQVQHDAKPSIFPTHRHWYESSLGEATSIIHTYQTVFHGFSATLSAAEVANLDSLSHVIALIPEQVRQLHTTRSPHFLGLNTADRAGLLKETDFGSDLVIGLIDTGISPESQSFNDRDLGLPPPNWKGQCVAGKGFPPTSCNRKLIGARYFCGGYEASNGKMNETLEYRSPVDSDGHGTHTASIAAGRYVFPASTMGYAKGMAAGMAPKARLAVYKVCWKGGCYDSDILAAFDAAVADGVDVVSLSVGGVVVPYHLDIIAVGAFGASEAGVFVSASAGNGGPGGLTVTNVAPWMTSVGAGSIDRDFPADVILGNGKVIDGVSVYDGPGLSPGRLYQLVYAGSDGYSSSLCLEDSLDPKSVRGKIVVCDRGVISRPAKGQVVKNAGGVAMILTNGPFDGEGLVADCHVLPATSVGAAGGDQIRKYISLASQLRSPPTATILFKGTRLGVKPAPKVASFSARGPNPVSPEILKPDVIAPGLNILAAWPTTIPPSSLPSDHRTTDFNILSGTSMACPHVSGLAALLKAAHPDWSPAAIRSALITTAYTLDNGGGTLLDESTGNVSSVFDYGAGHVHPENALNPGLVFDISTYDYVDFLCNSNYTAHNIRVITRKAADCSGAKRAGHAANLNYPSLSAVFQQYGKEGTRMSTHFIRTVTNVGDPNSVYRVTVAAPADTEVTVEPDTLAFRRLGQKLNFLVRVQTRQVKLSPGSSTVKTGSIVWSDSKHSVSAPLVVTMHQPL, encoded by the coding sequence ATGGTTTCTCCCTCTCATCTCAGCACCATCATTCTGGttttggtgttggtgttggtgacAACCTCAGCTtgggaagaagaagagaagaaaacatTCATAGTGCAAGTGCAGCACGATGCGAAGCCTTCCATCTTCCCCACGCACAGGCACTGGTACGAATCATCCCTGGGAGAGGCCACCTCTATAATCCACACCTACCAAACAGTTTTCCACGGATTCTCTGCAACTCTCTCAGCCGCGGAGGTGGCCAACCTCGACTCACTCTCACACGTCATAGCCCTCATACCCGAGCAGGTGCGCCAACTCCACACCACGCGCTCCCCTCACTTCCTCGGCCTCAACACCGCCGACAGAGCCGGCTTACTAAAGGAAACCGATTTCGGCTCCGATCTCGTCATCGGACTTATTGACACCGGCATTTCACCCGAAAGCCAGAGCTTCAACGACCGCGATCTGGGCCTCCCTCCCCCCAACTGGAAGGGTCAATGCGTCGCCGGGAAAGGCTTTCCCCCCACCTCCTGTAACCGCAAGCTTATCGGAGCCCGCTACTTCTGCGGCGGTTACGAAGCCTCCAATGGCAAAATGAACGAAACACTCGAGTACCGTTCTCCAGTAGACTCCGACGGTCACGGCACCCACACCGCCTCCATCGCCGCCGGCAGGTACGTGTTTCCGGCCTCCACCATGGGCTACGCCAAGGGAATGGCCGCTGGGATGGCTCCGAAGGCTCGCCTCGCCGTCTACAAGGTCTGCTGGAAAGGCGGCTGCTACGACTCCGACATCCTGGCCGCATTCGACGCCGCTGTGGCCGACGGCGTGGACGTCGTGTCTCTGAGCGTGGGGGGCGTGGTGGTGCCCTACCACCTGGACATCATCGCTGTGGGGGCCTTCGGAGCCTCGGAGGCGGGTGTGTTCGTGTCTGCCTCGGCGGGGAACGGCGGTCCCGGCGGGCTGACGGTGACGAATGTGGCACCGTGGATGACGAGTGTGGGGGCGGGAAGCATAGACAGAGATTTCCCGGCGGATGTTATTCTGGGGAACGGAAAGGTGATTGATGGAGTGAGTGTGTACGATGGGCCGGGTCTGAGTCCGGGTCGGTTGTACCAACTGGTGTATGCTGGGTCTGACGGTTACTCTTCCTCTCTTTGTTTAGAAGATTCCTTGGATCCTAAGTCTGTGAGAGGTAAGATTGTTGTCTGTGATAGAGGCGTCATTTCAAGGCCTGCAAAAGGCCAAGTCGTTAAGAATGCCGGTGGAGTTGCCATGATTTTGACCAATGGACCCTTCGACGGAGAAGGTCTCGTGGCTGACTGCCACGTCCTCCCGGCAACCTCTGTCGGTGCCGCCGGGGGCGACCAAATTCGGAAATACATCTCTTTGGCCTCCCAGTTACGCTCGCCCCCCACCGCCACCATCTTATTCAAGGGCACCAGGCTTGGGGTTAAGCCGGCGCCAAAGGTGGCATCTTTCTCCGCCAGAGGGCCTAATCCAGTCTCCCCTGAGATTTTGAAGCCCGATGTGATTGCTCCTGGATTGAACATTCTTGCGGCTTGGCCCACCACCATCCCCCCTTCTTCCCTTCCTTCCGACCACCGTACCACTGACTTCAACATTCTCTCCGGCACCTCTATGGCCTGCCCTCACGTCTCTGGTTTGGCTGCTCTTTTGAAAGCGGCGCACCCTGACTGGAGTCCCGCCGCCATAAGATCTGCTCTCATCACCACCGCTTACACTCTCGACAATGGCGGAGGGACCCTGTTGGACGAGTCCACTGGGAATGTCTCTTCCGTCTTCGATTATGGGGCTGGCCACGTTCACCCGGAGAACGCCCTCAACCCCGGCCTTGTCTTTGACATCTCTACCTACGACTATGTCGATTTCCTCTGCAATTCCAACTACACCGCCCACAATATACGAGTTATCACCAGAAAGGCTGCAGATTGCAGCGGGGCAAAGAGGGCCGGTCACGCTGCCAATCTCAACTACCCCTCTTTATCTGCGGTCTTTCAACAGTATGGAAAGGAAGGCACGCGCATGTCCACACACTTCATCAGAACTGTCACCAACGTTGGAGACCCCAACTCCGTTTACAGGGTCACTGTTGCAGCCCCTGCCGACACCGAGGTCACTGTCGAACCTGACACACTAGCTTTCAGGAGGTTGGGTCAGAAACTGAACTTCCTTGTGAGGGTGCAAACCCGCCAAGTGAAGCTTTCACCTGGGAGTTCCACTGTGAAGACTGGCTCCATAGTTTGGTCTGATTCGAAGCACAGTGTCAGCGCTCCCTTGGTTGTGACCATGCACCAACCTCTTTGA